A genomic stretch from Streptomyces sp. QL37 includes:
- a CDS encoding PucR family transcriptional regulator, whose protein sequence is MPPTLASLVQHSALKLTVRAGADRLSTPVRWAHASELADPVPYMDGGELLLVTATNLDARDPGTMRRYVQRLAGAGIAGLGFAVGVTYDEIPPALVDAAEEAGLPLLEVPRRTPFLAISKAVSAAIAADQYRSVTAGFDAQRELTRAAVAGDGPAELLTRLAAHVDGWAALYDSSGAVVAAAPDWAARRAARLAPEVERLRDRPSPASVVVGDSESDDRVELQSLGAGRRNRGALAVGTGAALGTAERYAVHSAVALLTLTTARSRALQGAEQRLGAAILRMLLAGEPDHARAVAGDLYGGLLDAPFRLLIAESQAPAGTELLAEAMEAAASRSGENLLMVPEGERLVVLAADGGAAVEAGAAHARAAGDPPVREPGGDDTDVVVGMSAPSGPIAVSAAYKQAEQALSVARRRGRTMVEHEELAAGSVLPLLADDAVRAFADGMLRPLQEHDAKGRGDLVASLRAWLSRHGQWDAAAADLGVHRHTLRYRMRRVEEILGRSLDDPDVRMELWLALKATAASSGAQ, encoded by the coding sequence ATGCCACCCACTCTCGCCTCCCTCGTCCAGCACTCGGCGCTCAAGCTCACCGTCCGGGCCGGCGCCGACCGGCTCTCCACCCCCGTGCGCTGGGCGCACGCGAGCGAGCTCGCCGACCCCGTCCCGTACATGGACGGCGGCGAGCTGCTCCTCGTCACCGCGACCAACCTCGACGCCCGGGACCCGGGGACGATGCGCCGGTACGTACAGCGGCTGGCCGGTGCGGGGATCGCGGGCCTCGGTTTCGCCGTGGGGGTCACCTACGACGAGATCCCGCCGGCGCTCGTGGACGCCGCCGAGGAAGCCGGGCTGCCGCTCCTGGAGGTCCCCCGGCGCACTCCGTTCCTGGCCATCAGCAAGGCGGTGTCCGCCGCGATCGCGGCGGACCAGTACCGGTCGGTCACGGCCGGCTTCGACGCCCAGCGGGAACTGACCCGGGCGGCGGTCGCCGGGGACGGGCCCGCGGAGCTGCTCACCCGCCTCGCCGCGCACGTCGACGGGTGGGCCGCCCTGTACGACTCCTCGGGCGCCGTCGTCGCCGCCGCGCCGGACTGGGCGGCACGCCGCGCGGCCCGGCTCGCCCCCGAGGTGGAGCGGCTCAGGGACCGCCCCTCCCCGGCGAGCGTGGTGGTGGGCGACAGCGAGAGCGACGACCGGGTCGAGCTCCAGTCCCTGGGTGCCGGCCGCCGGAACCGCGGTGCGCTGGCCGTCGGCACAGGTGCGGCGCTCGGCACGGCCGAGCGCTACGCGGTGCACTCCGCGGTCGCCCTGCTGACCCTGACCACGGCCCGCTCCCGCGCGCTCCAGGGCGCGGAGCAGCGCCTCGGCGCCGCGATCCTGCGCATGCTGCTGGCGGGGGAGCCGGACCACGCCCGGGCCGTCGCCGGGGACCTCTACGGCGGGCTGCTCGACGCCCCCTTCCGGCTCCTGATCGCGGAGTCGCAGGCGCCCGCCGGGACGGAGTTGCTCGCCGAGGCGATGGAGGCCGCCGCCTCCCGGTCCGGCGAGAACCTCCTGATGGTGCCCGAAGGGGAACGCCTCGTGGTGCTGGCCGCGGACGGGGGCGCGGCCGTCGAAGCCGGCGCGGCCCACGCCAGGGCCGCGGGCGACCCGCCGGTGCGCGAACCGGGCGGCGACGACACCGACGTGGTCGTCGGCATGTCCGCCCCCTCCGGGCCGATCGCCGTATCCGCCGCGTACAAGCAGGCCGAACAGGCGCTCTCGGTCGCCCGCCGCCGCGGCAGGACCATGGTCGAACACGAGGAGCTCGCGGCCGGCTCCGTCCTGCCGCTCCTCGCCGACGACGCCGTAAGGGCCTTCGCCGACGGGATGCTCCGGCCGCTGCAGGAACACGACGCGAAGGGCCGCGGCGATCTGGTCGCCTCCCTCCGCGCCTGGCTCTCCCGGCACGGGCAATGGGACGCCGCCGCAGCCGACCTGGGCGTCCACCGCCACACCCTGCGCTACCGGATGCGCCGGGTGGAGGAGATCCTGGGCCGCTCGCTCGACGACCCGGACGTCCGGATGGAGCTGTGGCTGGCCCTCAAGGCGACGGCCGCCTCCTCGGGGGCGCAGTAA
- a CDS encoding aldehyde dehydrogenase family protein, which translates to MTSTHAFWLAGRQATGEESFDVTNPWDGRLVGTVAVPTDAQVEEAVAAAHAVREEFAATPAHVRVAALDHVVRRLTERTEEIAQLISAENGKPIKWARGEVGRAVSVFRFAAEEARRFNGGDAQRLDTDAGGTGRLGLTRRFPRGPVLGIAPFNFPLNLSAHKVAPAIAVGAPIILKPAPATPISSLILGELLAETDLPAGSWSVLTVPNDKMPALVQDERLPVISFTGSGPVGYSIMESVPRKHCTLELGGNGAAVVLGDYASEEDLDWAATRIATFSNYQGGQSCISVQRVIADATVYDRLVPKIVAAVEALVTGDPSDAATDVGPLVSEDAARRVESWVDEAVTAGATLLTGGKRDGATYAPTVLTDLPDTTTIACEEIFGPVLHVQRTEGEAEAFAAVNASKYGLQAGVFTHDLQTAFRAHRALEVGGVIIGDVPSYRADQMPYGGAKQSGVGREGVRYAMDDYTYERVLVLTGLAL; encoded by the coding sequence ATGACTTCCACCCACGCCTTCTGGCTGGCCGGCCGCCAGGCCACCGGCGAGGAAAGCTTCGACGTCACCAACCCCTGGGACGGCCGTCTCGTCGGCACGGTCGCCGTGCCGACCGACGCCCAGGTCGAGGAGGCGGTCGCCGCCGCCCACGCCGTGCGCGAGGAGTTCGCCGCGACCCCGGCGCACGTGCGGGTCGCCGCGCTCGACCACGTCGTACGCCGCCTCACCGAGCGCACCGAGGAGATCGCCCAGCTGATCTCCGCCGAGAACGGCAAGCCCATCAAGTGGGCCCGCGGTGAGGTCGGCCGCGCCGTCTCCGTCTTCCGGTTCGCCGCCGAGGAGGCCCGCCGCTTCAACGGCGGCGACGCCCAGCGGCTCGACACGGACGCCGGCGGGACCGGCCGTCTCGGACTGACGCGGCGCTTCCCGCGCGGCCCGGTCCTCGGCATCGCGCCCTTCAACTTCCCGCTCAACCTGAGCGCCCACAAGGTCGCCCCGGCCATCGCCGTCGGTGCGCCGATCATCCTGAAGCCGGCCCCGGCCACCCCGATCTCGTCCCTGATCCTGGGCGAGCTGCTGGCCGAGACGGACCTGCCGGCCGGTTCCTGGTCCGTGCTGACCGTGCCCAACGACAAGATGCCCGCCCTGGTCCAGGACGAGCGGCTGCCGGTGATCTCCTTCACCGGATCCGGGCCGGTCGGCTACTCGATCATGGAGTCCGTGCCGCGCAAGCACTGCACCCTGGAGCTCGGCGGCAACGGCGCCGCGGTCGTCCTCGGTGACTACGCCTCCGAGGAGGACCTGGACTGGGCCGCGACCCGTATCGCGACCTTCTCCAACTACCAGGGCGGCCAGTCCTGCATCTCGGTGCAGCGCGTGATCGCCGACGCCACCGTCTACGACCGGCTCGTCCCGAAGATCGTCGCGGCCGTCGAGGCCCTGGTGACCGGTGATCCGTCCGACGCGGCCACCGACGTCGGCCCGCTGGTCAGCGAGGACGCCGCCCGCCGCGTCGAGTCCTGGGTCGACGAGGCCGTCACCGCCGGAGCCACGCTGCTGACCGGAGGCAAGCGCGACGGAGCCACCTACGCCCCGACGGTCCTCACCGACCTGCCGGACACCACGACGATCGCCTGCGAGGAGATCTTCGGCCCGGTCCTCCACGTCCAGAGGACCGAGGGCGAGGCCGAGGCGTTCGCCGCCGTCAACGCGTCCAAGTACGGACTGCAGGCGGGTGTCTTCACCCACGACCTGCAGACCGCCTTCCGCGCCCACCGCGCCCTGGAGGTGGGCGGCGTGATCATCGGCGACGTGCCCTCCTACCGCGCCGACCAGATGCCGTACGGCGGCGCCAAGCAGTCCGGTGTGGGCCGCGAGGGCGTGCGCTACGCCATGGACGACTACACCTACGAGCGGGTGCTGGTGCTCACCGGCCTGGCGCTGTAG
- a CDS encoding HNH endonuclease family protein, whose translation MIKNLMRGFGALSLALVPLVASVPAQSAPAPQGPRTAEVTTLADAVGLVKVVEENRTGYAPSHFKHWNAGLHPSDGCDTRSEVLLDEAVKAPAAAAGCKLTGGTWQSYYDGQEVSGPDTLDVAHTVPLAEAWGSGASAWSAARREAYANDQGASASLVAVTTRVNRQRADRDPAEWLPPVPDAHCRYVGEWVTTKLRWQLTADNPEMEALKVFAEGPCEDTVVQYTPAP comes from the coding sequence GTGATCAAGAACCTCATGCGCGGCTTCGGCGCACTCTCCCTCGCCCTCGTCCCGCTCGTCGCATCCGTACCGGCACAGTCCGCCCCGGCCCCCCAGGGGCCTCGGACGGCCGAGGTGACCACGCTCGCCGACGCCGTCGGCCTGGTCAAGGTCGTCGAGGAGAACCGGACCGGCTACGCCCCCTCGCACTTCAAGCACTGGAACGCGGGCCTCCACCCTTCCGACGGCTGCGACACCCGCAGCGAGGTCCTGCTCGACGAGGCGGTCAAGGCCCCTGCCGCGGCGGCCGGGTGCAAGCTGACCGGCGGTACCTGGCAGTCCTACTACGACGGTCAGGAGGTGTCCGGCCCCGACACCCTGGACGTGGCCCATACGGTGCCGCTCGCGGAGGCCTGGGGCTCCGGCGCCTCCGCGTGGAGCGCTGCCCGGCGTGAGGCGTACGCGAACGACCAGGGCGCGTCGGCGTCGCTGGTCGCGGTGACGACGCGCGTGAACCGGCAGAGGGCCGACCGGGACCCGGCCGAGTGGCTTCCACCGGTCCCGGACGCCCACTGCCGGTACGTGGGGGAGTGGGTGACGACGAAGCTCCGCTGGCAGCTCACCGCCGACAACCCGGAGATGGAGGCGTTGAAGGTGTTCGCCGAAGGACCCTGCGAGGACACCGTCGTCCAGTACACCCCGGCCCCCTGA
- a CDS encoding acyl-CoA dehydrogenase family protein: MSAPSDIPQAPKVTEREARQVAEAAREQDWRKPSFAKELFLGRFRLDLIHPHPLPAPDDVRRGEAFLARLREFCEAHVDGALIEREARIPDEVINGLKELGALGMKIETKYGGLGLTQVYYNKALALAGSASPSIGALLSAHQSIGVPQPLKMFGTQEQKDAFLPRLARTDISAFLLTEPDVGSDPARLATTAVPDDGGTSGSSEAESGGEYVLDGVKLWTTNGVVADLLVVMARVPASEGHKGGITAFVVEADSPGITVEHRNAFMGLRGIENGVTRFHQVRVPAANRIGPEGAGLKIALTTLNTGRLSLPAMCVGVGKWSLKIAREWSAVREQWGRAVARHEAVGAKISFIAATTFALEAVVDLSSQMADESRNDIRIEAALAKLYGSEMGWLISDELVQIRGGRGFETAASLAARGERAVPAEQMLRDMRINRIFEGSTEIMHLLIAREAVDAHLKVAGDIIDPDKPLSDKAKAGANAAGFYARWLPKLVSGPGQLPNAYAEFRVPGHPDLSAHLRYVERSSRKLARSTFYAMSRWQGRMETKQGFLGRIVDIGAELFAMSAACVRAEHLRADDDHGREAYQLADVFCRQSRIRVEELFNRLWSNTDDIDRRVVDGVLAGTYTWLEEGVIDPSGDGPWIADATPGPATGENVHRPIR, from the coding sequence ATGTCCGCCCCATCCGACATCCCCCAGGCCCCCAAGGTCACCGAGCGCGAAGCGCGGCAGGTGGCCGAGGCCGCCCGCGAACAGGACTGGCGCAAGCCCAGCTTCGCCAAGGAACTCTTCCTCGGACGCTTCCGGCTGGACCTGATCCACCCCCACCCCCTGCCGGCCCCGGACGACGTACGGCGCGGCGAGGCCTTCCTCGCCCGGCTGCGCGAATTCTGCGAGGCCCACGTCGACGGCGCCCTCATCGAGCGCGAGGCCAGGATCCCCGACGAGGTCATCAACGGCCTCAAGGAGCTCGGCGCCCTCGGCATGAAGATCGAGACCAAGTACGGCGGTCTCGGACTGACCCAGGTCTACTACAACAAGGCGCTCGCGCTGGCCGGTTCGGCGAGCCCGTCGATCGGTGCGCTGCTCTCCGCCCACCAGTCGATCGGCGTACCGCAGCCGCTGAAGATGTTCGGCACGCAGGAGCAGAAGGACGCCTTCCTGCCCCGGCTCGCGCGGACGGACATCTCCGCCTTCCTCCTCACCGAACCCGACGTCGGCTCCGACCCGGCACGGCTCGCGACCACAGCGGTGCCCGACGATGGGGGCACCTCCGGCTCGAGCGAAGCCGAGAGCGGGGGAGAGTACGTCCTGGACGGTGTGAAGCTCTGGACGACCAACGGCGTCGTCGCCGACCTGCTCGTCGTCATGGCCCGGGTCCCCGCGTCCGAGGGGCACAAGGGCGGCATCACCGCCTTCGTGGTCGAGGCCGACTCCCCGGGCATCACCGTGGAGCACCGCAACGCCTTCATGGGGCTGCGCGGCATCGAGAACGGCGTCACCCGCTTCCACCAGGTCCGGGTTCCCGCGGCGAACCGGATCGGCCCCGAGGGCGCAGGCCTCAAGATCGCCCTCACCACCCTCAACACCGGCCGCCTCTCCCTGCCCGCCATGTGCGTCGGCGTCGGCAAGTGGTCCCTGAAGATCGCCCGTGAGTGGTCGGCGGTCCGTGAGCAGTGGGGCAGGGCGGTCGCCAGGCACGAGGCGGTCGGCGCGAAGATCTCCTTCATCGCCGCCACCACCTTCGCCCTCGAAGCGGTGGTGGACCTCTCCTCGCAGATGGCCGACGAGAGCCGCAACGACATCCGCATCGAGGCCGCGCTGGCCAAGCTGTACGGCTCGGAGATGGGCTGGCTGATCTCCGACGAGCTCGTCCAGATCCGCGGCGGGCGCGGCTTCGAGACCGCGGCCTCGCTCGCGGCCCGCGGCGAACGCGCCGTGCCGGCCGAGCAGATGCTCCGCGACATGCGGATCAACCGGATCTTCGAGGGCTCCACGGAGATCATGCACCTGCTGATCGCCCGCGAGGCCGTGGACGCCCACCTCAAGGTCGCCGGCGACATCATCGACCCCGACAAGCCGCTCTCCGACAAGGCGAAGGCGGGCGCCAACGCCGCCGGGTTCTACGCACGCTGGCTCCCCAAGCTGGTCAGCGGACCCGGTCAGCTGCCCAACGCCTACGCGGAGTTCCGTGTCCCCGGGCACCCCGACCTCTCCGCACACCTGCGGTACGTCGAGCGCTCGTCCCGCAAGCTGGCCCGCTCCACCTTCTACGCGATGTCCCGCTGGCAGGGCCGCATGGAGACCAAGCAGGGCTTCCTCGGCAGGATCGTCGACATCGGCGCCGAACTCTTCGCGATGAGCGCCGCCTGTGTCCGTGCCGAGCACCTGCGGGCCGACGACGACCACGGCCGCGAGGCGTACCAGCTCGCGGACGTGTTCTGCCGGCAGTCCCGCATCCGGGTGGAGGAGCTCTTCAACCGGCTGTGGTCCAACACCGACGACATCGACAGGCGTGTCGTCGACGGAGTCCTCGCCGGGACCTACACCTGGCTGGAGGAGGGGGTCATCGACCCCAGTGGCGACGGCCCCTGGATCGCCGACGCCACCCCCGGCCCGGCCACCGGGGAGAACGTCCACCGCCCCATCCGCTGA